In Miscanthus floridulus cultivar M001 chromosome 19, ASM1932011v1, whole genome shotgun sequence, the DNA window GCCAAGTACCCTGCccttcagctcgaggacgagctgagtctcgaggggggggggggagatgtcatgtgggggaaGACCTACACCAGGAGACGCCGAGCCAGAGACATGCGCCGGGCAGCAGAACGTGCGGGCGCATGCATGGACGCAGAACGCGCGGTGGTCGCGAGCACGGTGCATGCAACCGAGGATGAAGCGATCAGCGCAAGTGGCTGAAGTTGGAAAGCTATTTTTAGTTGTTAAGATATTATTTGCTATCTTTGATTAGTTCCTTGAATTGAGGAGTTTGTTTCCTCCGTTGGTTAGGGCCGATGGCTATATATTCCCTGTAAACCGAAAGATTGAATCAAGCAAGATCAATTACCTGCTCTCCTACCTCTCGCTCTCAAGCCCGATCGGCAGTGAGGGGAATAACCTCCGCATCGGAAGATCACGGCCGGAGATTACGAACTCCGTAGTCGAGGGCCGCCTACCCTAGATCATAAGGCCCTTGACAGAGTCTATGAAATTGTGGGTAGAGCCGGAGTCCAACAGTGCTAGGAAGTCGTGGCCGTTGATGGAAAGTTGTACCTGCATTGTCTGGCTCGTGGTGATTCCCGTAACTGCACTCAGTGAAATTTGGATGTCCAGCTCGTCCTGATGGTGCTGGTCGGACTTCTGTAGGGTGCTGGAAGTCTTAAATTTGCGAGCCAGTGCAATTGCTATTTCCAAGTCGGGGGGTCGTTGAAGTTGGATGTCTATTTCCAATGTTGATGCTAATCCTGCAGTGTATAGCATTCCTTGTTGAGCAATTGAGAGGCCTGTTACCTTGGTTAACGTCAGGAGGAACTGATTTGTATAATTGTCCAGTGCTCCTGTCTGACGGGTGTTGGTGAGGTCCCCTAGATGATTGTGGTGGAGTGGTGGCCTGAAGCGTCTGTCAATTGCTTCAGAAAATTGGGGCCAACTTGGGTGGCCAATTTCCTGCTCCCATCTGATGAACCAGGTGAGGGCGTCCCCATGTAGATGGAATGCCGCTAGGTGCATCTATTCTTCCTCTTTGGTATTTTGGGCGACAAAAAATTTGTTGCATTTGTACAGCCACTGGGACGGCTCCTCTGTTCCATTATATTCAGGGAACGACAATTTGTGGGAATTTAGCGGTCGTCGGATCTGGTGGTGTTCGCCCTTCTACATATCCTTGTTGTTCTGTTGATCGGTCAGTATCTCCAGGGAAACTGGCTGAACCGGCGTGATTGGCTCTGGGGGAGGGAGCTTGATGTGTTCTATGGAGGGGGTTGGGAGTAGTGCTCGTTCGGATGGTGGCACGTACTTCTGTTCTTCCTCCTGGTTGGTGGTAAaattttttttgaacatctttGCCCAACGATCGGTGACGTCGCGAATGTCCTCCATGGAGTTGTTCACAACGTGGCTCCGATACCAGTTGTCAGGCGCTTGATCACCTCGGCGACTGACGGGATCGGCTGGGGCCGATCAGCAGGCTGGGCGGCCAGTTAGGGCAGCCGTGTGGCTgcctagcggcggcggcggctggctaGGCGGCAGGCTGGCCGGCAGCGGCTGGCCAGGGTGGCGCAGCTAGCGGTTGGAGCTGGCTGTGCGGCAGAGGGGAGTGGCGCAGGAGAGCagggaggagcggcggcggcagatAGAGAGAGGAGAAGAGGCGGCGGCAgatagagaagagagggagaggagatagAAGGGATTAACCCTAAACTTGCTTGCCTTCTCATTGTCTCCCTCATATATATAAGGGGGGTTACAATTGCTAATGGGCTTGGCCCAAGAGCCTTGATCTATAACAGCTGGGCCTATTGCCCCTCGTTACTTTAACTAGCCTGTTGCCTTGTTCCGTTGCCTTCTCCTAGTATAGGTCTTGCCGACCATGACACAGTCACGCTCTTGTCCAAAAGAATATTGTTTGGCTTCAAGTCACAGTGTGAGTTATGAAGACAATCCAAAGCAGATGCTACATGCAAAGGCTATATTGATTCTTTGACTTCGTAGTGCCTCTTTGACTACGATAGTGGGCCATTGGATGTAGCCACAAATCCACTTAACCATTTGGCATGTATCGGAATACCAAGGGCCTAGGGCCTTGAAGGTTGCCACTGTATAATCCCTCTAAGAGTATAAAAGGAAGTCTACCACTATCAAATGTGATGGGTTTTGTTAAATAATCCAGATCTACTTGGTTTCTTTCTTGAAAGCGAGATCTATTTGGTTGGGACAGACCGGGAACAATCAAAGGAACAATTTTTTTCCCCTTCAGGTCGGTCCTAATCAACTCACAATTACATCCATCATACACAGAAAAGAAGGATTGTACTTAATTGTAGTAATGAAATGGTAATCTCTAAACTGGAAGCTCACTTTTCACCCCAAAACATTTATGTTTGAAATGGAATTATTGATTGCATGG includes these proteins:
- the LOC136526228 gene encoding uncharacterized protein, encoding MHLAAFHLHGDALTWFIRWEQEIGHPSWPQFSEAIDRRFRPPLHHNHLGDLTNTRQTGALDNYTNQFLLTLTKVTGLSIAQQGMLYTAGLASTLEIDIQLQRPPDLEIAIALARKFKTSSTLQKSDQHHQDELDIQISLSAVTGITTSQTMQVQLSINGHDFLALLDSGSTHNFIDSVKGLMI